AAATCCAGTCTCTGCCGCGTGTCGCGGGATTCATTGGCGAAGCGAACAAGCCGACTCCGTTGAGCGACAGCGACATTAAAGTCATCCTCGACCGGGTAACGAACCGCTCTGCGCCGAAGCCGAAGGTTTTCTTCGACAACGGCGAAATGGTACGTATCGTGGACGGTCCGTTCGCGAACTTCACCGGAACCGTGGATGAATACGATCTTGAACACGGTACGTTGAAGCTCAACGTTTCGATCTTCGGCCGAAGCACACCGGTCGATATTTCGTACACTCAAGTCGAAAAAATCATTTAATCTCAAAAAAAGGAAGCACAAATGGCAAAGAAAATAGCTGGCTACATCAAGTTGCAAATTCAAGCCGGTGCGGCTAACCCGGCTCCTCCGGTTGGTCCTGCCCTTGGTCAACGCGGTGTCAACATCATGGAATTCTGTAAAGCGTTCAACGAGCGTACAAAAGATAAAGCGGGTTACAAACTCCCGACCGTTATCACCGTGTATGCGGACAAAACCTTCTCTTTCATCACAAAGCAGCCGTCAAACACTGCATTGATCATGGAAAAGGCAGGGATCAAAAAAGGGTCTGAAAATCCACTCAAAAACAAAGTGGCAAAAATCACCAAAGCCCAGATCATGGAAATCGTCAAGCAGAAAATGCAAGACATGAACACTGACGACGCCGAGTCCGCTGCGCGTACTATCGCCGGATCCGCTCGTTCTATGGGTATCGACGTCGTCGAATAATCAATTACTCTTCGACCGCAAAGAGGCTAATCCCTGCGGCAGATTCTAGAAATGGAGAATTCATTATGGCAAGCAAACGCTATAAACAACTAAGTGAAAAAATCGATTTGGCGAAAAGCTACACTGTAGACGATGCGTCAACGGCAATTAAAGAACTCAAATCGGCAAAATTCGACGAAACCGTTGAAATCGCTTTGAACCTCGGTGTAGATCCACGTCACGCTGATCAAATGATCCGTGGTGCGGTTGTGCTTCCACACGGAACAGGGAAAGTGGTGCGTGTCGCCGTTTTCGCAAAAGGCGCAAAAGTGGATGAGGCCAAAGCGGCGGGTGCAGACATCGTCGGTGCCGAAGATCTCGTAGACGAAATCAAAGCGGGCAACATCAATTTCGATATCGTTGTCGCTGCTCCCGATTGTATGGGACTTGTCGGTCAGGTAGGGCGTATCCTCGGGCCAAAGGGGATGATGCCGAACCCTAAAACCGGAACCGTTACCGCAGAAGTCGGTAAAGCGGTCAGCAACGTCAAAGGCGGTCAGGTTAATTTCCGCGTCGACAAAAAAGGAAACATCCACGCCGGTATCGGTAAAGTGAGTTTCGATTCAGACAAAATCGCCGAAAACATCAAAGCGTTCGTCGGCGCGATCAACCGTGCGAAACCTTCAACGGCAAAAGGTCGCTATATCAAGAACGCGGCGCTCTCTTTGACGATGAGCCCGGCGATCAAATTCGATACCCAAGAACTTTTGGATATCCGCTAAACGAAAAGCAAAGGCGTAACCGCCTTTATCTTATGGACTGAAGACAGTAGGGGGCCTGTGCCTTAATCGGTGAAAACCGCCC
The window above is part of the Campylobacterota bacterium genome. Proteins encoded here:
- the nusG gene encoding transcription termination/antitermination protein NusG, whose product is MAHRWYSIQTYAGSERSVKAAIENIIAENHLEEVITEVIVPTEDVIEVKNGKKKISERSLYSGYVFANMDLSIDLQHKIQSLPRVAGFIGEANKPTPLSDSDIKVILDRVTNRSAPKPKVFFDNGEMVRIVDGPFANFTGTVDEYDLEHGTLKLNVSIFGRSTPVDISYTQVEKII
- the rplK gene encoding 50S ribosomal protein L11, translating into MAKKIAGYIKLQIQAGAANPAPPVGPALGQRGVNIMEFCKAFNERTKDKAGYKLPTVITVYADKTFSFITKQPSNTALIMEKAGIKKGSENPLKNKVAKITKAQIMEIVKQKMQDMNTDDAESAARTIAGSARSMGIDVVE
- the rplA gene encoding 50S ribosomal protein L1 produces the protein MASKRYKQLSEKIDLAKSYTVDDASTAIKELKSAKFDETVEIALNLGVDPRHADQMIRGAVVLPHGTGKVVRVAVFAKGAKVDEAKAAGADIVGAEDLVDEIKAGNINFDIVVAAPDCMGLVGQVGRILGPKGMMPNPKTGTVTAEVGKAVSNVKGGQVNFRVDKKGNIHAGIGKVSFDSDKIAENIKAFVGAINRAKPSTAKGRYIKNAALSLTMSPAIKFDTQELLDIR